A part of Streptomyces sp. SLBN-31 genomic DNA contains:
- a CDS encoding ABC transporter ATP-binding protein: AAEFTAIMGPSGSGKSTLMHCVAGLDTFSSGSVRIGETELGSLKDKQLTKLRRDKIGFIFQAFNLLPTLTALENITLPMDIAGRKPDKQWLERVIEMVGLRDRLGHRPSQLSGGQQQRVAVARALASRPDIIFGDEPTGNLDSRSGAEVLGFLRNSVRELGQTVVMVTHDPVAAAYADRVVFLADGRIVDHMYGPTAESVLDFMKQFDAKGRTS, from the coding sequence GGCGGCCGAGTTCACCGCGATCATGGGCCCCTCCGGGTCGGGCAAGTCCACGCTGATGCACTGCGTGGCCGGCCTCGACACCTTCTCCTCGGGATCCGTGCGCATCGGCGAGACCGAGTTGGGCTCGCTCAAGGACAAGCAGCTCACCAAGTTGCGCCGGGACAAGATCGGCTTCATCTTCCAGGCGTTCAACCTGCTGCCGACGCTCACGGCCCTGGAGAACATCACCCTTCCGATGGACATCGCGGGCCGCAAGCCGGACAAGCAGTGGCTGGAGCGGGTCATCGAGATGGTGGGCCTGCGCGACCGGCTCGGCCACCGCCCCTCCCAGCTCTCCGGCGGCCAGCAGCAGCGCGTGGCCGTCGCCCGGGCCCTCGCCTCCAGGCCGGACATCATCTTCGGCGACGAGCCGACCGGAAACCTCGACTCCCGCTCCGGCGCCGAGGTCCTGGGCTTCCTGCGCAACTCCGTTCGGGAGCTGGGGCAGACGGTCGTGATGGTGACCCACGACCCGGTGGCGGCGGCGTACGCGGACCGGGTGGTCTTCCTCGCGGACGGACGGATCGTCGACCACATGTACGGCCCCACCGCGGAGTCCGTCCTGGACTTCATGAAGCAGTTCGACGCGAAGGGCCGTACCAGCTGA